Proteins encoded in a region of the Nicotiana tomentosiformis chromosome 9, ASM39032v3, whole genome shotgun sequence genome:
- the LOC104116824 gene encoding probable linoleate 9S-lipoxygenase 5, protein MGIFPPCCTELLEKMLEMVCGKQHDVPRESDSSNQTSSIKIKGTVVLRKKNVLNFKDAGSAFLDRMHELFGKRVILQLISADPGNGSKGKVGKPAILDWTSSKTWISVEEVTFNITFEWDESIGVPGAFIIKNYHHSQFYLKTVALEDIPSHGEVHFVCNSWVYPAHRYKYDRVFFSNKTYLPCNTPEPLRPYRNEELVNLQGTGSGKLKEWDRVYDYAVYNDLGHGRPVLGGGKDYPYPRRGRTGRPLTKRDSSLESRLPLLSLNIYVPRDERFNHVKFVDFLGYGAKSMGRVIIPQIATLLAKPFNEFKSFKHVLKVYKGRVPDNSTECMPWEFLKGQLHKFPIPHVIKDNNSAWRTDEEFGREMLAGVNPVIIQRLQEFPPTSKLDPEVYGDQTSKITRDQIEKYMDGLTVDDAIKYNRLFILDYHDGLMPYLKRINSTTNKIYASRTLLLLQDDGTLKPLAIELSLPHPQGDKHGSSSQVFTPCNDESVEGYVWHLAKAYVAVNDSGYHQLVSHWLNTHAALEPFIIAANRQLSVLHPIYKLLHPHFRDTMNINALARQILISAGGILELTVFPSKYAMEMSSSIYKNWVFTEQALPADLLKRGVAVPDPSQPHGLRLLIEDYPYAVDGLEIWSAIETWVDEYCSFYYLADDMIQGDSELQSWWTEVRNVGHGDLKDEPWWPQMQTRDELVQTCTIIIWVASALHAAVNFGQYPYAGYLPNRPTVSRRFMPMPGTPEYVELESNHERAYLKTITAQFQTLLGISLIEMLSMHSSDEIYLGQRDTPEWTSDSPPRHAFDGFRHKLVEIENRIMDRNNDNTLKNRKGPIQMPYTLLYPNASGDKSTTGLTGKGIPNSISI, encoded by the exons ATGGGGATCTTTCCACCATGTTGTACAGAGTTACTGGAGAAAATGCTGGAAATGGTTTGTGGGAAGCAGCATGATGTTCCAAGAGAAAGCGATTCTAGCAACCAAACCAGTTCCATTAAGATCAAGGGGACAGTTGTATTGAGGAAGAAAAATGTTTTGAACTTCAAGGATGCTGGTTCTGCTTTCCTTGATCGAATGCATGAGCTCTTTGGCAAACGTGTCATCCTACAGCTCATTAGTGCTGATCCTG GAAATGGATCAAAAGGGAAGGTGGGAAAACCAGCAATATTGGACTGGACATCCAGCAAGACTTGGATATCAGTGGAAGAAGTTACATTCAATATTACATTTGAGTGGGATGAGTCAATAGGAGTTCCTGGTGCTTTCATTATAAAGAACTATCATCATAGCCAGTTTTACCTGAAGACCGTCGCTTTAGAAGATATTCCTAGTCATGGCGAAGTTCATTTCGTCTGCAATTCTTGGGTGTATCCAGCACATCGTTACAAGTACGATAGGGTGTTTTTTAGCAACAAG ACATACCTGCCATGCAACACACCAGAACCCCTTCGGCCATACAGGAATGAGGAGCTTGTTAATCTTCAGGGTACAGGTTCTGGCAAACTCAAGGAATGGGACAGAGTTTACGACTATGCAGTCTACAATGATTTAGGACATGGTCGACCGGTGCTTGGTGGGGGCAAGGATTATCCATACCCCCGAAGAGGAAGAACAGGCCGTCCACTGACTAAAAGAG ATTCTAGCTTAGAGAGCCGGCTGCCACTTCTGAGTTTGAACATTTATGTTCCACGAGATGAACGTTTCAACCATGTGAAATTTGTAGATTTCCTTGGATATGGTGCCAAATCAATGGGTCGGGTCATAATTCCACAGATTGCAACTCTCTTAGCCAAACCTTTTAACGAGTTTAAAAGCTTCAAACATGTACTAAAAGTCTATAAAGGTCGAGTTCCTGATAACTCCACGGAATGCATGCCATGGGAATTTCTCAAAGGACAACTTCATAAATTTCCAATTCCTCATGTAATTAAAG ATAATAACTCTGCATGGAGGACAGATGAAGAGTTTGGACGTGAAATGCTGGCCGGAGTCAACCCTGTGATTATCCAACGTCTACAG GAATTTCCGCCCACAAGCAAGCTAGATCCTGAAGTATATGGCGACCAGACCAGTAAAATCACAAGGGACCAAATTGAGAAATACATGGATGGACTAACTGTGGATGAT GCAATTAAGTATAACAGGCTATTCATCTTAGATTATCATGATGGACTTATGCCTTATCTTAAACGGATTAACTCAACAACCAATAAGATCTATGCTAGTCGGACCCTCCTTTTACTCCAAGATGATGGAACATTGAAGCCACTTGCAATCGAACTGAGCTTACCGCACCCACAAGGAGATAAACATGGTTCCAGCAGTCAAGTATTTACCCCATGTAATGATGAGAGTGTTGAAGGCTATGTATGGCATCTGGCTAAAGCCTATGTTGCTGTAAATGATTCTGGATATCATCAGCTCGTCAGTCACTG GTTGAATACCCATGCGGCATTAGAGCCATTTATCATAGCAGCAAACAGACAATTGAGTGTGCTTCATCCAATCTATAAACTTCTACATCCCCACTTCCGCGATACAATGAACATCAATGCTTTGGCTCGGCAGATCCTCATTAGTGCAGGTGGAATACTTGAGTTGACAGTATTTCCATCCAAGTATGCCATGGAAATGTCTTCTTCCATCTATAAGAATTGGGTGTTCACTGAGCAGGCACTCCCTGCAGATCTACTTAAGAG AGGAGTTGCAGTGCCAGACCCAAGCCAGCCTCATGGCCTTAGACTTCTGATAGAGGATTATCCTTACGCCGTTGATGGACTTGAGATTTGGTCAGCAATTGAAACCTGGGTGGACGAGTATTGCTCATTCTATTACTTAGCGGATGACATGATCCAAGGTGATTCTGAACTTCAATCATGGTGGACAGAAGTTCGCAACGTGGGTCATGGTGACTTGAAAGATGAACCATGGTGGCCTCAGATGCAGACAAGAGATGAGCTTGTCCAAACATGCACCATAATCATATGGGTGGCTTCTGCTCTTCATGCAGCAGTTAATTTTGGGCAATATCCTTATGCTGGTTATCTCCCAAATCGCCCAACCGTAAGCCGGCGCTTTATGCCAATGCCAGGCACTCCTGAGTATGTTGAGCTTGAGTCAAACCATGAGCGAGCCTACCTAAAGACCATCACAGCCCAGTTCCAAACTCTTCTTGGCATCTCTTTGATAGAGATGTTATCCATGCATTCTTCAGATGAGATTTATCTTGGACAAAGAGATACTCCTGAATGGACTTCTGATAGTCCACCACGACATGCATTTGATGGATTCCGTCACAAACTGGTAGAAATCGAGAACAGAATAATGGATAGGAACAACGACAATACATTGAAGAACCGAAAAGGACCTATACAGATGCCTTATACGTTACTCTACCCAAACGCATCAGGTGACAAGAGTACTACTGGACTTACTGGAAAGGGAATTCCCAATAGTATCTCAATCTGA